The proteins below are encoded in one region of Belonocnema kinseyi isolate 2016_QV_RU_SX_M_011 chromosome 1, B_treatae_v1, whole genome shotgun sequence:
- the LOC117168295 gene encoding glucose dehydrogenase [FAD, quinone]-like, whose product MSWIPENLPAICATEPNGSSCSSSQILFLAFVANLFSDSRDKSHKQNAEPKEYDFIVVGGGTAGCVVTNRLSKIKSWKVLLLEQGIEEPQVVEVPAFIGLLPGSNIMHKYDIQPDTIACKMQPCSVSRGKVLGGSSSVGDMLYARGNRVDFDDWEKMGCTGWSYEEVLPYFKYSEDNLDKDIIEENPEYHATGGYQSVQKFPYTDVNTKIAIEAFQELGYKLTDPNGETQLGVSNAQWTIKNGVRVSTNAGFIRPIRNKRSNLFIKTGAHVTRVIIDPETKQALGVEYKYDGKSEIAYAKKEVIISAGTIESPKLLMLSGIGPKEILEKHNIDLIQDLPVGRNMHTHIEIGKLDFSFRNKNYSTLTTLEEMKQDVLRYLKTHAGPDSTRGLSAAMAFVKTKFEKNENAPDIKIEFHPDELPYQPSVYYDSFSVTVILLTPKIRGYVTLNDTYPISGNPAIFTGNLAAESDIDALIEGIHEVLKLADTKIFNDSGYEINKVPIQACQEFEFGNDDYFKCMIPQYAAFTSDYVGTCKMGTRDSGAVVDPRLKVYGVNGMRVIDASNMPAVVRGNPIVATIMIAEKGGEMIKEDWKINNCRR is encoded by the exons atgtcGTGGATACCAGAAAATCTTCCCGCAATATGTGCTACGGAACCAAATGGATCGTCTTGTTCATCatcacaaattctttttttggcgTTTGTTGCTAATTTATTTTCAGACTCAAGAGACAAAAGTCATAAGCAAAATGCTGAACCAAAAGAATATGATTTCATTGTCGTTGGTGGTGGTACAGCCGGATGTGTTGTTACAAATCGATTGAGCAAAATTAAAAGCTGGAAG GTACTTTTATTGGAGCAAGGTATAGAGGAACCACAAGTGGTTGAGGTGCCAGCTTTCATTGGACTCTTACCCGGAAGTAATATCATGCACAAATATGACATACAGCCAGACACCATCGCATGCAAAATGCAACCCTGCTCAGTATCTAGGGGAaag GTACTGGGAGGATCAAGTTCAGTTGGCGATATGTTATACGCGAGAGGAAACAGAGTTGATTTTGACGATTGGGAAAAAATGGGATGTACTGGTTGGAGTTATGAAGAAGTATTGCCTTACTTCAAATATTCAGAAGATAATCTTGACAAAGAT ATAATTGAAGAAAATCCGGAATACCATGCAACTGGAGGATACCAAAGTGTCCAAAAATttccttatacagatgtaaacaCAAAAATAGCAATTGAGGCTTTTCAGGAATTGGGATACAAATTAACAGACCCAAATGGCGAAACGCAATTAGGAGTTTCGAATGCTCAATGGACTATAAAAAATGGAGTTCGTGTCAGCACAAATGCAGGTTTTATTCGACCAATCAGGAACAAGAGAagtaatctttttataaaaacggGAGCTCATGTGACGAGAGTGATAATTGACCCAGAAACTAAACAAGCACTCGGTGTTGAATATAAATATGATGGAAAGTCTGAAATTGCTTATGCCAAGAAAGAAGTTATTATTTCGGCAGGTACAATTGAGTCTCCAAAATTACTCATGCTGTCTGGAATTGGACCGAAAGAAATTCTGGAAAAACATAACATTGATCTAATCCAAGACTTACCAGTTGGGCGCAATATGCATACCCACATCGAAAttggaaaacttgatttttctttCCGGAATAAAAACTACTCGACTTTGACAACTTTGGAAGAAATGAAACAGGATGTATTGCGTTACTTAAAAACACATGCCGGCCCAGATTCTACAAGAGGTTTAAGTGCTGCGATGGCTTTTGTAAAgaccaaattcgaaaaaaatgaaaacgcacctgatattaaaattgaatttcatccGGATGAATTGCCATATCAACCGTCTGTTTATTACGATAGCTTTAGCGTAACCGTAATTTTGCTTACACCAAAAATTAGAGGATACGTTACACTTAATGATACGTATCCAATTTCGGGTAATCCTGCAATTTTCACTGGAAATTTGGCAGCAGAATCTGACATAGATGCTTTGATTGAGGGTATTCACGAGGTTTTGAAACTCGCAGATACTAAAATCTTTAACGATAGTGGGTATGAGATTAACAAAGTTCCAATACAGGCTTGCCAAGAGTTTGAGTTTGGGAATgatgattattttaaatgtatgatTCCACAATATGCTGCTTTTACTTCCGATTATGTTGGAACCTGTAAAATGGGAACTAGGGATTCTGGGGCTGTTGTTGATCCAAGATTAAAGGTGTATGGTGTAAATGGAATGAGGGTTATTGATGCTTCCAACATGCCAGCAGTTGTCAGGGGAAATCCGATTGTAGCAACTATTATGATTGCGGAAAAAGGCGGTGAAATGATTAAGGAagattggaaaataaataattgcagaAGATAA